In Gulosibacter molinativorax, a single window of DNA contains:
- a CDS encoding GNAT family N-acetyltransferase, with the protein MLASGAPFVPTIDDGELRIRSIRTRDARELERVLLENRPWLQPWEATLPGAAGRWNVRGSIRSLLDQASSRVTMPFVLEVDGAIVGQLTVSNIQYGAVSSASLGYWVAQSAAGHGYTPIAVAAVTDYCFKSIGLHRMEICIRPENKPSLRVVEKLGFRYEGKRDRYIHIDGDWRDHYCFALVREEVPRGVLNRWRDGAVDESVAARD; encoded by the coding sequence ATGTTGGCGAGTGGGGCACCGTTTGTGCCCACCATTGACGACGGCGAACTGCGCATCCGGAGCATCCGCACCAGGGATGCCCGCGAACTTGAACGCGTGCTTCTCGAGAACCGCCCCTGGCTGCAACCCTGGGAAGCGACCCTTCCCGGCGCGGCGGGGCGGTGGAATGTGCGCGGCTCGATCCGCTCGTTGCTCGATCAGGCGAGCAGCCGGGTGACGATGCCGTTCGTCCTCGAGGTCGATGGGGCAATCGTCGGGCAGCTCACGGTGTCAAATATCCAGTACGGCGCGGTGTCGTCGGCCTCGCTCGGCTACTGGGTCGCGCAGTCCGCGGCAGGTCACGGGTATACCCCGATCGCCGTCGCCGCCGTGACGGACTACTGCTTCAAGTCCATCGGGTTGCACCGGATGGAGATCTGCATCCGCCCCGAGAACAAGCCGTCGCTGCGGGTCGTCGAGAAGCTCGGGTTCCGCTACGAGGGCAAACGCGATCGCTACATCCACATCGACGGCGACTGGCGCGACCACTACTGCTTCGCGCTCGTGCGCGAGGAAGTACCTCGCGGCGTGCTGAACCGCTGGCGAGACGGCGCCGTCGACGAATCGGTTGCGGCACGAGACTAG